One segment of Pontibacter akesuensis DNA contains the following:
- the rpmA gene encoding 50S ribosomal protein L27 has product MAHKKGAGSSNNGRESHSKRLGVKIYGGQAIIAGNIIVRQRGTAHHPSVNVGIGKDHTLFALTDGVVQFRKGKKNRSYVSVIPAPTAEA; this is encoded by the coding sequence ATGGCACACAAAAAAGGAGCTGGTAGTTCGAACAACGGCCGCGAGTCGCATTCTAAACGACTGGGCGTTAAGATTTACGGTGGCCAGGCGATCATCGCTGGTAACATCATTGTAAGACAAAGAGGTACTGCACACCACCCAAGTGTAAACGTAGGTATCGGTAAAGACCATACCTTGTTTGCTTTGACAGATGGTGTTGTTCAGTTCAGAAAAGGAAAGAAGAACCGTTCTTACGTTTCTGTAATTCCTGCCCCAACTGCTGAAGCTTAG
- the rplU gene encoding 50S ribosomal protein L21: MYAIVEIAGQQTKVESGKFIYANKLSGNEGDAVEFANVLLTDDNGNITVGAPFVAGIKVTGKILGNVRADKVHIFKKKRRKGYRKSRGHRQDYTKVLIENIG, encoded by the coding sequence ATGTACGCAATTGTAGAAATCGCAGGTCAACAGACCAAGGTAGAGAGCGGTAAGTTCATCTACGCCAACAAGCTTTCCGGCAATGAAGGTGACGCCGTTGAGTTCGCCAATGTTCTTCTTACAGACGATAACGGTAACATTACCGTTGGCGCTCCTTTCGTGGCTGGTATCAAGGTAACAGGCAAGATCTTAGGGAACGTTCGAGCTGACAAGGTTCACATCTTCAAGAAGAAGAGAAGAAAAGGGTATAGAAAGTCGAGAGGTCATCGTCAAGACTATACGAAAGTTCTTATCGAGAACATTGGTTAG
- a CDS encoding ribonucleoside-diphosphate reductase small subunit, with amino-acid sequence MSDMEPILKENPNRFVLFPIQNDAVWQMYKQAEASFWTAEEIDLSQDLKDWENLNDGERHFISHVLAFFAASDGIVNENLAVNFMNEVQIPEARCFYGFQIMMENIHSETYSLLIDTYVKKQSEKDHLFNALETVPAVGKKGEWALKWIESENFAERLIAFAAVEGIFFSGSFCSIFWMKKRGLMPGLTFSNELISRDEGLHCDFACLLYSMLNNKLPEDRVQQIIRDAVSIEQEFVTDALPVDLIGMNAKLMSQYIEFVADRLLVALGCKKIYNSTNPFDFMEMISLQGKTNFFEKRVGEYQKAGVLGGEKDMKVFSLDEDF; translated from the coding sequence ATGAGTGATATGGAGCCAATACTGAAAGAGAATCCAAACCGTTTTGTCTTGTTCCCAATACAGAATGACGCGGTGTGGCAGATGTATAAGCAGGCGGAAGCCAGCTTCTGGACGGCAGAGGAGATAGACCTTAGCCAGGACCTGAAAGACTGGGAAAACCTGAACGACGGCGAGCGCCACTTCATCAGCCACGTGCTTGCCTTTTTCGCTGCCTCTGATGGCATTGTGAACGAGAACCTTGCCGTGAACTTCATGAACGAGGTGCAGATACCGGAGGCACGCTGCTTCTACGGCTTCCAGATCATGATGGAGAACATCCACTCCGAAACATACTCTTTGCTGATTGACACTTATGTAAAGAAGCAAAGTGAAAAAGACCACCTGTTCAATGCGCTGGAGACCGTGCCGGCCGTAGGCAAAAAAGGCGAGTGGGCACTTAAATGGATAGAGAGCGAGAACTTTGCTGAGCGTCTGATCGCGTTTGCGGCAGTGGAGGGAATTTTCTTCTCCGGCTCTTTCTGCTCTATTTTCTGGATGAAGAAGCGTGGCCTGATGCCTGGCCTGACCTTCTCGAACGAGCTGATTAGCCGTGACGAAGGCCTGCACTGCGATTTTGCCTGTCTGCTTTACTCCATGCTTAACAACAAGCTTCCTGAGGACCGCGTGCAGCAAATCATTCGTGATGCAGTAAGTATAGAGCAGGAGTTCGTAACTGACGCCTTGCCAGTGGACCTGATCGGTATGAATGCGAAACTGATGAGCCAGTATATTGAGTTTGTGGCAGACCGCCTGCTGGTGGCGCTGGGCTGCAAGAAGATCTACAACTCAACCAACCCATTCGACTTTATGGAGATGATCTCGCTGCAGGGCAAGACCAACTTCTTCGAGAAGCGCGTGGGCGAGTACCAGAAAGCCGGCGTACTGGGCGGCGAAAAAGATATGAAGGTGTTCAGCCTGGACGAAGATTTTTAG